One stretch of Pandoraea oxalativorans DNA includes these proteins:
- the purE gene encoding 5-(carboxyamino)imidazole ribonucleotide mutase: MSDKQAVAPRVGVVMGSNSDWEVMKNAAAILAEFGVPYEAQVVSAHRMPDDMFRYAEAARERGLVAIIAGAGGAAHLPGMIAAKTTVPVLGVPVPSKYLRGEDSLLSIVQMPKGVPVATFAIGEAGAANAALFAVSMLAADDKTLADKLEAFRAKQTEAARGMTLPAL; the protein is encoded by the coding sequence ATGAGCGACAAACAAGCCGTGGCCCCGCGCGTTGGCGTGGTAATGGGGTCCAACTCGGACTGGGAAGTGATGAAAAACGCGGCCGCCATTCTGGCCGAGTTCGGTGTGCCTTACGAGGCGCAGGTCGTCTCGGCGCACCGCATGCCGGACGATATGTTCCGTTACGCCGAAGCCGCGCGCGAGCGCGGTCTGGTCGCGATCATCGCCGGTGCTGGCGGTGCCGCGCACCTGCCGGGCATGATCGCCGCCAAGACGACCGTGCCGGTGCTGGGCGTGCCGGTGCCGAGCAAGTATCTGCGTGGCGAAGACTCGCTGCTGTCGATCGTGCAGATGCCCAAGGGCGTGCCGGTCGCCACCTTCGCCATCGGTGAAGCCGGCGCGGCCAACGCGGCGCTGTTCGCCGTCTCGATGCTGGCCGCCGACGACAAGACGCTCGCGGACAAGCTCGAAGCGTTTCGTGCGAAGCAGACCGAAGCGGCGCGCGGCATGACGCTGCCCGCGCTGTAA
- a CDS encoding response regulator — MRILLVEDDAMIATAVMKGLRQDGWTVDHVGDGQRALDALAVESYDALLLDLGLPRRDGIDVLRTLRGRGQTLPVLIATARDAVADRVKGLDAGADDYLVKPFDLDELAARLRALVRRQAGRSEPLLRHGGIVLDPATRQITCDGAPVMLSAREYAVLEALLNRPGAVLSKSQLEERIYGWGEEVASNAVEVHIHGLRKKLGADAIRTVRGVGYMMPAQTSETPNGGPSASEAN; from the coding sequence ATGCGAATTTTGTTGGTGGAAGACGATGCGATGATCGCCACGGCCGTCATGAAAGGTCTGCGCCAGGACGGCTGGACCGTCGACCATGTCGGCGATGGGCAGCGTGCGCTCGACGCGCTCGCCGTGGAATCGTACGACGCGCTGCTGCTCGACCTGGGGCTGCCGCGTCGCGACGGCATCGACGTGCTGCGCACACTGCGCGGGCGCGGTCAGACACTGCCGGTGCTCATTGCCACCGCGCGCGACGCCGTGGCGGACCGCGTCAAGGGGCTGGATGCCGGTGCCGACGACTACCTCGTCAAACCCTTCGATCTCGACGAACTCGCAGCGCGGCTGCGCGCGTTGGTCCGGCGTCAGGCCGGACGCAGCGAACCGTTACTGCGTCATGGCGGTATCGTGCTCGACCCGGCAACGCGTCAGATTACCTGCGACGGCGCGCCCGTCATGCTCTCGGCACGCGAGTACGCCGTGCTCGAAGCGTTGCTCAACCGTCCCGGGGCCGTGCTATCCAAGTCGCAGCTCGAAGAGCGCATCTATGGCTGGGGCGAGGAAGTGGCGAGCAACGCCGTCGAAGTCCACATTCACGGGTTGCGCAAGAAACTCGGCGCGGATGCGATCCGCACGGTGCGTGGTGTCGGCTACATGATGCCCGCGCAGACGAGCGAGACCCCGAACGGTGGACCATCGGCGTCGGAGGCGAACTGA
- a CDS encoding ATP-binding protein — protein MRSIRRRLLFGLLITLAIALVLAGIAIFRQARTEANELFDFQLQQMALSLPAESFSSVPGEHNDTEGLVIQIWSQNGVELYYSHPRTPLPPRAELGFTTVQTPVGDWRVYAARVGDNVVQLAQPMVIRDSLAVSMALRTLLPLVVAMPLLGLLVWIVVGRGLRPLRRVTKALDARAPGALEAFPEAGLPDEVRPLVRALNSLLGRLDDALVQQKAFVADAAHELRTPLAALQLQVQLLERAHSDAERAEAMRDLREGVRRASHMVAQLLTLARQEPDAARAAAAFTDLPLAPLLQDVVAHHAALAVARGIDLGLDAPDALAQIGRVRGDTNALQTLFGNLVDNALKYTPRGGHVDVRLISAMPSPVVEIEDTGPGIAPAERERVFDRFFRGGAAAMDGTVPSDASGQHPAHAASEPDAPRAQGSGLGLAIVRNIAQTHGAQVELLDARNGHGLRVRVSFGGATSVPPAL, from the coding sequence ATGCGCTCGATTCGTCGCCGTCTGCTCTTCGGTTTGCTCATTACGCTGGCGATTGCGCTGGTGCTCGCGGGCATCGCCATCTTCCGTCAGGCACGCACCGAAGCCAACGAGTTGTTCGATTTCCAGTTGCAGCAGATGGCGTTGTCGCTGCCTGCCGAATCGTTCTCCAGCGTGCCCGGCGAGCACAACGACACCGAAGGTCTCGTCATCCAGATCTGGAGCCAGAACGGCGTGGAGTTGTACTACTCGCACCCGCGCACGCCGTTGCCGCCGCGTGCCGAACTCGGCTTCACCACTGTGCAGACGCCCGTCGGCGACTGGCGCGTCTACGCGGCGCGCGTAGGCGATAACGTCGTGCAACTCGCGCAGCCGATGGTGATCCGTGACTCGCTCGCGGTGTCGATGGCATTGCGCACGCTACTGCCGCTGGTCGTCGCGATGCCGCTGCTCGGCTTGCTCGTGTGGATTGTCGTGGGACGTGGGTTGAGGCCGTTGCGTCGTGTGACGAAGGCGCTCGATGCGCGTGCGCCGGGTGCATTGGAGGCGTTCCCCGAAGCCGGTCTGCCGGACGAGGTGCGCCCGCTGGTGCGTGCGCTCAACAGCTTGCTCGGTCGGCTCGATGACGCACTGGTTCAGCAAAAGGCATTCGTGGCAGACGCTGCACATGAGTTGCGTACGCCGCTCGCCGCTTTGCAGCTTCAGGTGCAGTTGCTCGAACGCGCGCACAGCGATGCCGAGCGTGCCGAGGCCATGCGCGACTTGCGTGAGGGCGTGCGTCGTGCGTCGCACATGGTGGCGCAGTTGCTCACGCTGGCGCGCCAGGAGCCGGATGCCGCACGCGCGGCTGCGGCGTTCACCGACTTGCCGTTGGCACCGTTGTTGCAGGACGTGGTGGCGCACCATGCGGCGCTGGCCGTCGCACGGGGGATCGATCTGGGACTGGACGCGCCTGACGCGCTGGCGCAGATCGGTCGAGTGCGCGGCGATACGAACGCGTTACAGACGCTCTTCGGCAACCTCGTCGACAACGCGCTGAAATACACACCGCGGGGCGGACACGTGGATGTGCGTCTGATCTCGGCGATGCCATCTCCGGTCGTCGAGATCGAAGACACCGGCCCGGGTATTGCACCGGCCGAGCGCGAGCGCGTGTTCGATCGATTCTTCCGTGGCGGCGCGGCCGCGATGGATGGCACGGTGCCGTCCGATGCCTCGGGCCAGCACCCGGCGCACGCGGCAAGCGAGCCGGACGCGCCGCGTGCGCAAGGCAGCGGTCTGGGTCTCGCCATCGTGCGCAACATCGCGCAGACGCACGGCGCGCAGGTGGAATTGCTCGATGCGCGCAACGGTCACGGATTGCGCGTGCGTGTGAGTTTCGGCGGCGCGACCTCGGTGCCCCCGGCGCTGTGA
- a CDS encoding 5-(carboxyamino)imidazole ribonucleotide synthase, with translation MNSVSAAPVLPGQWLGMLGGGQLGRMFCFAAQSMGYKVCVLDPDPRCPAGAVADRLIVADYRDETALAELAALCPAVSTEFENVPAQSLDFLAQTTTVSPAGRCVAIAQDRVAEKRFIESCGVPVAPHLVIESNEALAAIGDAAIASVLPGILKTARLGYDGKGQVRVNTPAEAREAYAALGGVPCVLEKRLALAFEVSVLSARGADGKVATYPLAQNVHIDGILATTTVPAPDAAPAIADAARAAAAAIASQMDYVGVLCVEFFILKDGSLVANEMAPRPHNSGHYTIDACASSQFEQQVRAMAGLPLGETRQHSPAVMLNVLGDIWFDGPAKDQPRTPAWAAVAALPSARVHLYGKEDARVGRKMGHITFAGETLDEARKACVSAAASLDIPLED, from the coding sequence ATGAATTCCGTCTCCGCTGCGCCCGTCCTTCCCGGCCAATGGCTGGGTATGCTGGGCGGCGGCCAACTCGGCCGCATGTTCTGTTTCGCCGCCCAGTCGATGGGTTACAAGGTCTGTGTGCTGGATCCGGACCCGCGCTGCCCGGCCGGTGCCGTGGCCGACCGTCTGATCGTGGCCGATTATCGTGACGAAACGGCGCTCGCCGAGCTGGCCGCGCTATGCCCGGCCGTGTCGACCGAGTTCGAGAACGTGCCGGCGCAGTCGCTCGATTTCCTCGCGCAAACCACGACCGTGAGCCCTGCCGGGCGCTGCGTCGCGATCGCGCAGGATCGGGTGGCGGAGAAGCGTTTCATCGAAAGCTGCGGTGTGCCTGTGGCCCCGCATCTGGTGATCGAGTCGAACGAGGCGCTCGCCGCCATAGGCGACGCGGCCATCGCGAGCGTGCTGCCGGGCATTCTGAAGACGGCGCGTCTCGGTTACGACGGCAAGGGGCAGGTGCGTGTGAACACCCCCGCCGAAGCCCGCGAAGCCTATGCGGCGCTCGGCGGCGTGCCGTGCGTGCTGGAGAAGCGTCTGGCGCTGGCTTTCGAAGTGTCGGTGCTGAGTGCACGCGGCGCCGACGGCAAGGTCGCCACCTACCCGCTCGCCCAGAACGTGCACATCGACGGCATTCTCGCGACGACGACGGTGCCTGCACCCGATGCGGCCCCGGCCATTGCCGACGCGGCGCGTGCGGCGGCGGCGGCGATTGCGTCGCAAATGGATTACGTGGGGGTGCTGTGCGTCGAGTTCTTCATCCTGAAGGACGGTTCGCTGGTCGCGAACGAAATGGCGCCGCGTCCCCACAACAGTGGTCATTACACCATCGACGCCTGCGCTTCGAGCCAGTTCGAACAGCAAGTGCGCGCGATGGCGGGACTGCCGCTCGGCGAGACGCGTCAGCACTCGCCGGCCGTGATGCTCAATGTCCTCGGCGACATCTGGTTCGACGGCCCGGCCAAAGACCAGCCCCGTACGCCCGCCTGGGCGGCAGTGGCGGCGCTGCCGTCCGCTCGCGTGCATCTCTACGGTAAGGAAGACGCGCGCGTGGGCCGCAAGATGGGCCACATCACGTTCGCCGGTGAGACGCTCGATGAAGCCCGCAAGGCGTGTGTGAGCGCCGCAGCGAGCCTCGATATCCCGCTGGAAGACTAA
- a CDS encoding phosphoribosylaminoimidazolesuccinocarboxamide synthase, whose translation MNALYESSLKSLPLLSRGKVRDNYAVGDDKLLIVTTDRLSAFDVIMGEPIPGKGRVLNQMANFWFDKLAHVVPNHLTGVAPETVVSADEAAQVAGRAVVVKRLKPILVEAVVRGYLAGSGWKDYQATGAVCGVKLPAGLQNAQQLPEPIFTPAAKAELGEHDENISFDDMVSRIGRELAEQIREISIRLYKEAAAYAATRGIIIADTKFEFGLDDDGRLHLMDEALTADSSRFWPADSYAVGSNPPSFDKQFVRDWLETQPWGKTPPAPALPTEVVEKTAAKYREALERLTGQQLA comes from the coding sequence CGCGCGGCAAAGTGCGCGATAACTACGCCGTCGGCGACGACAAGCTGCTGATCGTGACGACGGACCGCCTCTCGGCGTTCGACGTGATCATGGGCGAGCCGATTCCGGGCAAGGGCCGTGTGCTCAACCAGATGGCCAACTTCTGGTTCGACAAGCTCGCACACGTCGTGCCGAACCACCTGACGGGCGTGGCCCCGGAGACGGTCGTCTCTGCCGACGAAGCCGCGCAGGTCGCCGGCCGTGCGGTCGTGGTCAAGCGTCTGAAGCCGATCCTCGTCGAAGCCGTGGTGCGTGGCTATCTGGCGGGCAGCGGCTGGAAGGACTACCAGGCGACGGGCGCGGTGTGCGGCGTGAAGCTGCCAGCCGGTCTGCAAAACGCGCAGCAACTCCCCGAGCCGATCTTCACCCCGGCGGCCAAGGCCGAACTGGGTGAACACGACGAGAACATCAGCTTCGACGACATGGTGAGCCGTATCGGTCGCGAACTAGCCGAGCAGATCCGTGAGATCTCGATCCGTCTGTACAAGGAAGCCGCCGCTTACGCCGCCACGCGCGGCATCATCATCGCCGACACGAAGTTCGAATTCGGTCTGGACGACGACGGCCGCCTGCACCTGATGGACGAAGCGTTGACGGCCGATTCGTCGCGCTTCTGGCCGGCCGACTCGTACGCCGTGGGCAGCAACCCGCCGTCGTTCGACAAGCAGTTCGTGCGCGACTGGCTGGAAACGCAGCCGTGGGGCAAGACCCCGCCTGCACCGGCGCTGCCGACGGAAGTGGTCGAGAAGACGGCGGCCAAGTACCGCGAGGCGCTCGAGCGCCTGACCGGCCAGCAACTGGCCTGA
- a CDS encoding sterol desaturase family protein has product MNVELILLALAPVFVLCIGIEAWYWRRRRPGMYSLKDTISNATLALMHQGADKLAWLLIVPFYAWLYDHHRIYTMPAGWVGFVLLFIVQDFLYYVFHRASHRIRWLWAAHVVHHSSERLNLSTAFRQSLMYPVAGMWLFWTPMALIGFTPIQIVGVVLLNLAFQFFVHTQAIPKLGWLEYVLNTPSIHRAHHARNPRYIDRNYAGVLVIWDRMFGSYVEESDAEPCEYGIVDQIHTHNPITLTFHEWRAMAHDVVTMPGWRNKWMALFGPPEWRHARETAPMPEGKTT; this is encoded by the coding sequence ATGAACGTCGAGTTGATTCTGCTGGCGCTCGCGCCGGTCTTCGTGCTGTGCATCGGCATCGAGGCGTGGTACTGGCGACGCCGACGTCCCGGCATGTACAGCCTGAAGGACACCATCAGCAACGCGACGCTCGCGCTCATGCATCAGGGTGCCGACAAGCTCGCGTGGCTGCTCATCGTGCCGTTCTACGCGTGGCTCTACGACCATCACCGCATTTACACGATGCCTGCCGGATGGGTCGGCTTCGTGCTGCTCTTCATCGTTCAGGATTTTCTCTACTACGTGTTTCACCGCGCCAGCCATCGCATTCGCTGGCTGTGGGCGGCGCACGTCGTGCATCACTCCTCCGAGCGGCTGAATCTGTCGACGGCATTCCGACAGAGCCTGATGTATCCCGTCGCGGGGATGTGGCTGTTCTGGACACCGATGGCGCTCATCGGCTTCACCCCGATCCAGATCGTCGGGGTCGTGCTGCTCAACCTCGCGTTCCAGTTCTTCGTGCACACGCAGGCGATTCCGAAGCTGGGCTGGCTGGAGTATGTGCTCAATACGCCGTCGATCCATCGCGCGCATCACGCGCGCAATCCGCGCTACATCGACCGGAATTACGCAGGCGTGCTAGTGATCTGGGATCGCATGTTCGGCTCATACGTCGAGGAAAGCGACGCCGAGCCGTGCGAGTACGGCATCGTCGATCAGATCCACACCCATAACCCGATCACGTTGACGTTCCACGAATGGCGTGCGATGGCGCACGACGTCGTCACGATGCCGGGCTGGCGCAACAAATGGATGGCGTTATTCGGGCCGCCGGAATGGCGTCATGCACGTGAGACGGCGCCGATGCCGGAGGGGAAGACGACGTGA
- a CDS encoding L-threonylcarbamoyladenylate synthase, with translation MPSAAAITQAAEQLAAGELVAFPTETVYGLGGDAENPAAVASIYAAKGRPANHPVIVHFSPEGDPGYWSDDVTPAARKLMDAFWPGPLTLILKRAPHIPDAVSGGQDSVGLRVPSHPVAQALLREFARVKDSQGGQGGVAGPSANRFGQVSPTAAQHVRDEFAGLPGVTVHVLDGGEAAVGIESTIVDLSRGFPALLRPGHITPEQIAEALGEMPRLPGQDSNAPRASGTLKAHYAPRTPLYLCDAGQFAAALAVHPAGERVAVVAFAPTLATLPADIAASTDIVKLVLPATPAGLATDLYAMLRRLDRANVTHILFERLPDTPAWAAVGDRLGRAAAAFERA, from the coding sequence ATGCCGTCGGCGGCCGCCATCACGCAAGCGGCTGAGCAACTGGCAGCGGGCGAGCTGGTCGCGTTCCCGACGGAGACGGTCTACGGGCTGGGCGGCGACGCGGAGAATCCGGCGGCTGTTGCGTCGATCTACGCGGCGAAGGGGCGTCCGGCCAATCATCCGGTCATCGTGCACTTTTCGCCGGAAGGCGACCCCGGTTACTGGAGCGACGACGTCACGCCTGCCGCGCGCAAGCTGATGGACGCGTTCTGGCCCGGTCCTCTCACGCTCATTCTCAAACGCGCACCGCATATCCCGGACGCCGTCTCCGGCGGACAGGATTCGGTTGGTTTGCGTGTTCCGTCGCATCCGGTGGCTCAGGCGCTGCTGCGCGAGTTCGCCCGGGTCAAGGATAGTCAGGGAGGGCAAGGTGGCGTAGCAGGCCCGTCCGCCAACCGGTTCGGTCAGGTGAGTCCGACCGCCGCGCAACACGTGCGTGACGAGTTCGCCGGGCTGCCGGGCGTTACCGTTCACGTGCTCGACGGCGGAGAAGCGGCCGTCGGCATCGAATCGACCATTGTGGATCTGTCGCGCGGATTCCCGGCGTTGCTGCGTCCCGGCCATATCACGCCGGAACAGATCGCCGAGGCGCTGGGCGAGATGCCGCGTTTGCCGGGGCAGGATAGTAACGCGCCGCGTGCCTCAGGCACACTCAAGGCGCATTACGCGCCGCGCACGCCGCTGTACCTGTGCGACGCCGGGCAGTTCGCGGCGGCGCTGGCCGTGCATCCTGCGGGCGAACGTGTGGCTGTGGTGGCCTTCGCGCCGACACTCGCCACGCTTCCCGCCGATATCGCCGCATCCACCGATATCGTGAAGCTTGTGCTGCCTGCCACGCCCGCCGGTCTCGCGACCGACCTGTATGCGATGCTGCGCCGCCTCGACCGCGCCAACGTCACGCACATTCTGTTCGAGCGTCTGCCGGACACGCCCGCCTGGGCGGCCGTCGGCGATCGCCTTGGCCGCGCCGCAGCGGCATTCGAACGCGCTTGA
- the dacB gene encoding D-alanyl-D-alanine carboxypeptidase/D-alanyl-D-alanine endopeptidase, which translates to MLASVPVQAKSEKQTTRKMPKVPVTAPHATPLPQPLARALAASKVPASHVSVIVAKVDNPLQTRGAVPAPLLAVNPNVPRNPASTMKLVTTIAALDTLGPDYRWRTQAFTDGTSDGRTLNGNLYFKGTGDPKLVPEEMEKFVAELRNAGVTNINGDIVLDRSAYSTDIGAQGPIDGDSDRPYNVAPDPLLYSFKAMSFSFTGNPNGTVDVGVLPPLANLQVANEMSSTPSGNCGDWLTRIHPTLSTTPDGAYVAHFSGTYPASCEDKGWNIAAPDRDRFFLGGFRALWQASGGQFTGNVRTGVVPPGARLLVTHRGQTLAEVVHDMNKFSNNVMARQLFLTLGLAADGKTPASIARSREVLTRWLEKNDLATPGLVVENGSGLSRVERISASELARLLQHGINSPTGQVLIESMPTVGVDGTMRNRLSNRDVAGNAHIKTGTLDDVGAVAGYVATRSGSTYVVVSLINDPKASNARPFNDALISWVYENAP; encoded by the coding sequence ATGCTGGCAAGCGTGCCCGTGCAGGCAAAATCCGAAAAGCAGACGACGCGCAAAATGCCGAAGGTGCCGGTGACGGCGCCGCACGCCACGCCGTTGCCGCAACCGCTGGCCCGCGCGCTGGCGGCGAGCAAGGTACCCGCGTCGCACGTGAGCGTGATCGTCGCGAAAGTGGACAACCCGCTGCAAACGCGCGGCGCGGTGCCTGCACCGCTGCTCGCCGTGAATCCGAACGTGCCGCGCAATCCTGCATCGACGATGAAACTCGTCACGACGATTGCCGCGCTCGACACGCTTGGCCCCGACTACCGGTGGCGCACGCAAGCCTTCACCGACGGTACGTCCGACGGTCGTACGCTCAACGGCAATCTCTACTTCAAAGGCACCGGCGATCCGAAGCTGGTGCCGGAAGAGATGGAGAAATTCGTCGCTGAGCTGCGCAACGCGGGCGTGACGAACATCAACGGCGACATCGTGCTCGACCGCTCGGCGTATAGCACGGACATCGGCGCGCAAGGGCCCATCGACGGCGACAGCGACCGGCCCTACAACGTCGCGCCGGATCCGCTGCTGTACTCGTTCAAGGCGATGTCCTTCAGCTTCACCGGCAATCCGAACGGCACGGTGGATGTCGGCGTGCTGCCGCCGCTCGCGAACCTGCAGGTCGCGAACGAAATGTCGTCGACGCCCTCGGGCAATTGCGGCGACTGGCTCACACGGATTCATCCCACACTGAGCACGACACCCGACGGCGCCTACGTGGCGCACTTCTCGGGAACGTATCCGGCGTCGTGCGAAGACAAGGGATGGAACATCGCCGCGCCGGATCGTGACCGCTTCTTCCTTGGCGGCTTCCGTGCGCTGTGGCAGGCGTCGGGCGGCCAGTTCACGGGGAACGTGCGCACGGGCGTCGTGCCGCCAGGGGCGCGCCTGCTCGTCACGCATCGCGGTCAAACGCTGGCCGAAGTCGTGCACGACATGAACAAGTTCAGCAACAACGTGATGGCGCGTCAGTTGTTCCTCACGCTGGGATTGGCCGCCGACGGGAAAACGCCGGCGAGCATCGCGCGCTCGCGTGAAGTGCTCACGCGCTGGCTCGAGAAGAACGATCTCGCGACACCGGGCCTCGTCGTGGAGAACGGTTCCGGTTTGTCGCGCGTGGAACGCATCAGCGCCTCGGAACTGGCGCGGCTGCTGCAACACGGCATCAATAGCCCGACCGGACAGGTGCTCATCGAATCGATGCCGACGGTCGGCGTCGACGGCACCATGCGCAATCGTCTGTCCAATCGTGACGTCGCGGGCAACGCACACATCAAGACGGGAACGCTCGACGACGTAGGGGCCGTCGCGGGCTACGTTGCGACGCGCTCGGGCAGCACCTACGTCGTGGTCTCGCTGATCAACGATCCGAAGGCCAGCAACGCGCGTCCGTTCAACGATGCGCTGATTTCGTGGGTGTACGAAAACGCCCCTTGA